Proteins co-encoded in one bacterium 336/3 genomic window:
- a CDS encoding ornithine aminotransferase: MKNNEELQRKVTNAIKWEPLLSSSEIEVTVEDGIVSLLGVVDSYAKKIEAENAAKRVNGVRAVVEKIQVKLPDSWIKTNLEIEGQVLNALKANWSVPDEKIVIKVEDGWITLEGELPWNYQKEAAKNALNYLKGIRGVFNNIQIKPETHDNIEQKDVENALNLSWSIDDSNIHVKVSGTTVVLTGTVNSWYQKEEAERIAWNTPGIRHINNDLSIDSICLIADE, from the coding sequence ATGAAAAATAACGAGGAATTACAAAGAAAAGTAACCAATGCTATTAAATGGGAGCCTCTCTTAAGTTCATCAGAGATTGAAGTTACAGTTGAAGATGGCATTGTATCATTATTAGGAGTGGTTGATAGTTACGCTAAAAAAATAGAAGCAGAGAATGCTGCAAAGAGAGTTAATGGGGTAAGGGCTGTGGTAGAGAAAATCCAAGTAAAATTACCTGATTCTTGGATTAAAACTAATCTTGAAATAGAAGGTCAAGTTCTGAATGCTTTAAAAGCTAATTGGTCTGTACCTGATGAAAAAATAGTTATTAAAGTTGAAGATGGCTGGATTACATTAGAGGGAGAATTGCCTTGGAACTACCAAAAAGAAGCTGCTAAAAATGCTCTTAACTATCTTAAAGGTATTAGGGGGGTATTCAACAACATCCAAATCAAACCTGAAACCCATGATAATATTGAACAAAAAGATGTTGAGAACGCTCTAAATCTAAGTTGGTCTATTGACGATAGTAATATTCATGTAAAGGTATCAGGTACAACAGTAGTACTTACAGGAACTGTGAATTCATGGTATCAAAAAGAAGAAGCGGAACGCATTGCTTGGAATACACCTGGCATACGACATATAAATAATGACCTATCTATTGATTCTATTTGCTTAATAGCAGATGAATAA
- a CDS encoding AraC family transcriptional regulator, translating to MKLYVKYMVSLRCKMVVKSELEKLGFHLISVDLGVAEIFEDISSDQREQLKVNLLKYGLELLEDKKSILIEKIKNVIIEMIHYLDEIPKVNYSQYISEKLDDDYVYLANIFSEVKGITIQHYIIMHKIEKVKELLLYDELNLTEISYKMHYSSVAHLSNQFKKITGLSPSFYKKLKKKRKKNLENI from the coding sequence ATGAAATTATATGTAAAATACATGGTAAGCCTTCGTTGCAAGATGGTTGTAAAATCTGAACTTGAAAAATTAGGTTTTCACCTAATTTCAGTTGATTTGGGAGTAGCAGAAATATTTGAAGATATATCATCTGATCAGAGAGAACAACTCAAAGTAAATTTACTGAAGTACGGTTTAGAATTATTAGAGGATAAAAAAAGCATTTTGATTGAAAAGATCAAAAATGTAATTATCGAAATGATTCATTATTTAGATGAAATTCCTAAGGTCAATTACTCTCAATATATTAGTGAAAAACTAGATGATGATTATGTATATCTTGCCAACATTTTTTCAGAAGTGAAAGGTATTACCATCCAACATTACATCATCATGCACAAAATAGAGAAAGTCAAGGAACTTCTTTTATATGATGAACTTAACCTTACAGAGATTTCCTACAAAATGCACTATAGTAGTGTAGCTCATTTATCTAATCAATTTAAGAAAATAACAGGATTATCTCCCTCATTCTACAAAAAGCTTAAAAAGAAAAGAAAAAAAAATCTTGAAAATATTTAA
- a CDS encoding cupin, translating to MTKINNNNEIEKSKAHIIIELIEYLPKAVVSRTIIKKTTGNIALVSFDVGEEMEEKISPFDTYIQIIDGVASITIQDKNYTLTLGEGIIIPAHAKHHFNADEQFKMISTTIKSGYED from the coding sequence ATGACAAAAATCAATAATAATAATGAAATCGAAAAATCTAAAGCACATATTATTATTGAGCTAATTGAGTACTTACCCAAAGCTGTGGTGAGTAGAACAATTATTAAAAAAACTACAGGGAATATTGCCCTCGTTTCTTTTGATGTGGGTGAGGAAATGGAAGAAAAAATATCTCCTTTTGACACCTATATTCAAATTATTGATGGAGTAGCTTCTATTACCATTCAGGACAAAAATTATACGCTTACTTTAGGTGAAGGAATTATCATTCCAGCCCATGCAAAACATCATTTCAATGCTGATGAGCAGTTCAAAATGATTTCTACAACTATTAAAAGTGGGTATGAAGATTAA
- a CDS encoding ferredoxin, which yields MKNLKSCIDACLACLVTCEKCITDCIKDGNQGCIILCRDCADICALCARFDARDSAYGQELHALCAEICKACSEECAKHASHHISCKECADACKKCSEICSELATA from the coding sequence ATGAAAAATTTAAAAAGTTGTATTGACGCTTGCTTGGCGTGTTTGGTAACATGCGAAAAGTGTATTACTGACTGTATTAAAGATGGCAATCAAGGATGTATCATCTTGTGCCGTGATTGTGCTGATATCTGTGCATTATGTGCAAGATTTGATGCAAGAGATTCTGCTTATGGACAAGAACTTCATGCCCTATGTGCTGAAATTTGTAAAGCATGTTCAGAAGAGTGTGCTAAGCACGCATCTCATCATATAAGTTGCAAAGAGTGTGCTGATGCCTGCAAAAAATGTAGTGAAATCTGTTCCGAACTTGCTACAGCATAA
- a CDS encoding Dps family ferritin, which produces MKTEIGITDTNRQTVAQELSKILADENILYMKTKNAHWNIEGTDFYDKHKLFEIQFQELDGFIDKVAERIRSIGHYAPATLKSYLALTHLTEQSKQINSSEGFIKALLTDHESIIIYLRKNIKRFTEEFHDLGTSDFITSLIEEHEKMAWILRSHLT; this is translated from the coding sequence ATGAAAACTGAAATAGGTATAACTGACACAAATCGCCAAACTGTTGCCCAAGAGTTATCAAAAATCTTAGCAGATGAAAATATTCTGTATATGAAAACTAAAAATGCTCATTGGAATATTGAAGGAACCGATTTCTACGATAAACACAAACTTTTTGAAATACAATTTCAAGAGTTAGATGGCTTTATTGATAAAGTTGCTGAACGTATTCGTTCAATAGGACATTATGCTCCAGCAACTTTAAAATCATATTTGGCTTTAACACATTTGACAGAACAAAGCAAACAAATTAATAGTAGTGAAGGCTTTATAAAAGCATTGCTAACAGATCATGAAAGCATCATTATTTATTTACGTAAGAACATTAAACGTTTTACAGAAGAGTTTCATGATTTAGGAACAAGTGATTTTATAACAAGCTTAATAGAGGAGCACGAAAAAATGGCTTGGATATTACGTTCACATCTTACCTAA
- a CDS encoding NmrA family transcriptional regulator: MTKVLITGATGNIGRTVLNSLQMLNHQFDIYAGVRDLEKDKIELANYKIKFSQFDFTDIKTYQNALDSCEILFLLRPPQISEVEKYFKPIINICKNNGVKHIVFLSVQGVEKSKMIPHYKIEKLIVDSKINYTFLRPAYFMQNFTTTLHNDLVNNKRIYLPAGNTKFTLIDVRDIGAVSAQILTNISQHINKSYELTCKEKLTFSEMARILTNHLGIDIRFQSPTLLSFFLTKRKEKMPMMLIFVMIMLHYFPRFQKEPEITNWVEKITSKQPITFEQFIKDNKKVLTES, encoded by the coding sequence ATGACAAAAGTTTTAATTACAGGTGCAACAGGAAATATAGGAAGAACAGTATTGAACTCTTTACAAATGCTTAACCATCAGTTTGACATTTATGCAGGAGTAAGAGATCTTGAAAAGGATAAAATAGAATTAGCCAACTACAAAATCAAATTTTCACAATTTGATTTTACAGATATTAAAACATACCAAAATGCATTAGATAGTTGTGAAATTTTATTTTTATTACGACCACCACAAATATCAGAAGTAGAAAAGTATTTTAAACCTATCATTAACATCTGTAAGAATAATGGTGTAAAACATATTGTTTTCTTATCAGTTCAAGGAGTTGAAAAAAGCAAAATGATTCCACATTATAAAATTGAAAAACTCATTGTGGATAGCAAAATAAATTATACGTTTTTACGTCCAGCATATTTTATGCAAAATTTCACTACAACTCTACATAACGACTTAGTAAATAATAAACGAATTTATCTACCTGCTGGCAATACAAAATTTACACTTATAGATGTTCGTGATATTGGTGCTGTTTCTGCACAAATTTTGACCAACATTTCACAACATATAAATAAATCATACGAACTTACTTGTAAAGAAAAGCTGACATTTTCGGAAATGGCAAGAATTTTAACCAATCATTTAGGAATAGATATTCGATTTCAATCTCCAACCCTTCTTAGTTTCTTTTTGACAAAAAGAAAAGAAAAAATGCCCATGATGTTAATTTTTGTGATGATTATGCTTCACTATTTTCCAAGATTTCAGAAAGAGCCTGAAATAACTAATTGGGTTGAGAAAATCACTAGCAAACAGCCCATAACATTTGAACAATTTATAAAGGACAATAAAAAAGTCCTCACTGAATCATAA
- a CDS encoding pesticidal protein Cry7Aa — translation MVKVKREGIILEKTENEFENNAVFNPAVWQDGENVHIFYRAVRKGNFSTIGYCLLKGPLEIVKRNDEPLIVPEFEYESHGIEDPRIVKIDDIFYLTYTAYDKVNALGALALSKDLVNFKKQGLISPQLTYNKFKELAKVKGNISDKYFRYCLSYEKRDSLDQKLLLWDKNVMFFPRRIKNKLLFLHRIRPGIQLVVIDKLEDLTESFWMNYFINMANHIVMNPVYRHEASYIGAGCPPIETKEGWLLIYHGVEDTPEGYIYHTCAALLDLENPLKEISRLKMPLFSPKNLWEQKGIVDNVVFPTGTSIFKDRLYIYYGAADEFIAVASMNMNELLDALLNNKPLSS, via the coding sequence ATGGTAAAAGTTAAACGAGAAGGTATTATTCTTGAAAAAACTGAAAATGAATTTGAAAATAATGCAGTATTCAATCCAGCCGTCTGGCAAGATGGGGAAAATGTACATATTTTTTATCGAGCTGTTAGGAAAGGCAATTTTTCTACAATTGGATATTGTTTGCTAAAAGGTCCTTTAGAAATAGTAAAAAGAAATGATGAACCTCTTATTGTCCCTGAATTTGAGTATGAAAGCCATGGTATAGAAGACCCAAGAATTGTCAAAATTGATGACATCTTTTACCTTACCTATACTGCATATGATAAAGTAAATGCTTTAGGAGCATTAGCTCTCTCAAAAGATTTAGTAAATTTTAAAAAACAAGGTTTAATATCTCCTCAACTCACATACAATAAATTTAAGGAATTAGCCAAGGTTAAAGGAAATATTAGTGATAAATACTTTCGTTATTGTCTTTCTTATGAGAAACGAGATTCTTTAGACCAAAAACTTCTTTTATGGGATAAAAATGTTATGTTTTTTCCAAGAAGAATTAAAAACAAGTTATTGTTTTTACATCGAATTAGACCAGGTATTCAGTTGGTTGTTATTGATAAATTGGAAGATTTGACGGAGAGTTTTTGGATGAATTACTTTATCAATATGGCAAATCATATTGTGATGAACCCTGTATATCGCCATGAAGCAAGTTATATTGGAGCAGGATGCCCTCCCATAGAAACAAAAGAAGGTTGGCTTTTAATTTATCATGGTGTTGAAGATACCCCAGAAGGCTATATTTATCATACTTGTGCAGCATTGTTAGATTTAGAAAATCCACTCAAGGAAATATCAAGGTTAAAAATGCCTCTTTTTTCACCAAAAAATCTGTGGGAGCAAAAAGGAATTGTTGATAATGTAGTTTTCCCAACAGGTACAAGTATTTTTAAAGACAGGCTCTATATTTATTATGGAGCTGCTGATGAATTTATTGCTGTTGCCTCTATGAATATGAACGAATTATTAGATGCATTATTGAATAATAAACCTCTCTCGTCATGA
- a CDS encoding thiamine biosynthesis protein ThiJ: MSKKILFVVTSHDKLGETGESTGYYLGEVTHPWAVLSDAGYEIDFVSPEGGNPPYYGANTEDPINQKFLADQKYQAKIQNTMKPSEVNPSDYIAILYAGGHGTMWDFADNIELATIAQKIYENNGIVSAVCHGPAGLVNIKLNNGKYLVDGKKINAFTNEEEVAVKLENVVPFSLETKLIERGAKFEKSGLWQSHVTVDQRVVTGQNPQSAHGVGEAVLKELQSFN; this comes from the coding sequence ATGAGTAAGAAAATTTTATTTGTGGTTACAAGCCACGACAAATTGGGAGAAACAGGCGAATCTACTGGTTATTACTTAGGTGAAGTAACTCATCCTTGGGCTGTCTTGAGTGATGCAGGATATGAAATTGATTTTGTAAGTCCCGAAGGTGGTAATCCACCCTATTATGGAGCGAATACTGAAGACCCAATCAATCAAAAGTTTTTAGCAGATCAAAAGTATCAAGCTAAAATTCAAAATACCATGAAACCTTCTGAAGTAAATCCATCTGACTACATAGCCATTTTATATGCAGGTGGACATGGTACTATGTGGGATTTTGCAGACAATATAGAACTTGCTACAATTGCACAGAAGATTTATGAAAATAATGGAATTGTAAGTGCAGTTTGTCATGGACCCGCAGGTTTGGTAAACATCAAATTAAATAATGGAAAGTATTTGGTTGATGGAAAGAAAATTAATGCCTTTACAAATGAAGAAGAAGTAGCCGTGAAATTAGAAAATGTTGTTCCTTTTAGCTTGGAAACAAAACTAATTGAACGTGGAGCAAAGTTTGAAAAATCAGGACTATGGCAATCACATGTAACGGTTGATCAAAGGGTGGTAACAGGTCAAAATCCTCAATCAGCACATGGGGTTGGAGAGGCAGTTCTAAAAGAACTTCAAAGCTTTAATTAA
- a CDS encoding Crp/Fnr family transcriptional regulator, translating to MNEILRQQIEKITPLTDKEFQYILSHFTTKKLKKHQYLIQEGDFVQNDHFVTKGLLKAYYINQDGKEHIMQFAMEDWWITDYQAYFKETKSTLVIDCIETTEVLCLSLHNREKLCADMHKIEHFFRKKSNGGYVALQQRILSLLNSNAKERYEQFFQQYPTLFQRVPKTLIASYLGVSRETLSRLSS from the coding sequence ATGAATGAGATACTGAGACAGCAAATAGAGAAAATCACTCCATTGACAGATAAAGAGTTTCAATATATTTTGTCTCACTTTACAACTAAAAAATTAAAGAAACACCAATATCTGATACAGGAAGGTGATTTTGTTCAGAATGACCATTTTGTAACAAAGGGGCTTTTGAAAGCATACTATATAAATCAGGATGGTAAAGAACACATCATGCAGTTTGCGATGGAAGACTGGTGGATTACGGATTATCAAGCCTACTTCAAAGAGACTAAATCAACACTGGTGATTGATTGTATTGAAACTACAGAGGTACTTTGTTTATCTCTACATAATCGAGAAAAACTTTGTGCTGATATGCATAAAATAGAACATTTCTTTAGAAAAAAATCTAATGGAGGATATGTGGCTTTACAACAAAGAATACTTTCTTTATTAAATAGTAATGCAAAAGAAAGATATGAGCAGTTTTTCCAACAATATCCAACATTGTTTCAAAGAGTTCCAAAAACTCTAATAGCCTCTTATTTAGGTGTATCAAGAGAAACACTTAGCCGACTTTCTTCTTAG
- a CDS encoding general stress protein CsbD: MSFTDEKGTWNKLKGKLKQQYAILTDDDLLFEEGKQDELVGRLQTKLKKTKEEILKLISGV; this comes from the coding sequence ATGAGCTTCACAGATGAAAAAGGTACTTGGAATAAATTGAAAGGTAAATTGAAACAACAATATGCCATCCTTACTGATGATGATTTACTTTTTGAAGAAGGTAAACAAGATGAGTTGGTAGGAAGACTACAAACCAAACTCAAAAAAACAAAAGAAGAAATTCTTAAACTAATTAGTGGAGTGTAA